The genomic region ACGATGCTGATCCTCCGGCACCACGGGGACCCGCCGCTACTTTCTTTCCGCTCTCCAGGCGGTGCTGGGTCTGGCGGTCCCGTGGCTGCGCGTACGGCGCAGATGGTCACTCTCCCGTCGTCAGAGCGGAGCCAGGATCATCAGGACTTCGTCGCGATCGTCTCCGGGGGCGAGGCGAAGGGCGCCCGGCCAGCGGCCGATTTCCTTCCAGCCGAGGCGTCGGTAGAAGTCCTCCAGCCCCACGCCGCCGCGTGCGGCCAAGCGGAGTTGCTCCAGCCCCATCTCGTCTCGGGCGATCTCACGAACGTGATGCATGAGCGCAGCCCCGATGCCCCGGCCGCGCAGGCCGGTCCGCGTTTGGACATGGTGGAGCGTTCCCCAGTGCGCGATGAGCTCGAAGGGGTCACGCCGAACATTCAGCCACCCGACGAGGTGGCCGTCGATCGATGCGACCACGAGGCGACTCGTCTCGGGAGCAAGGCCCGAGACGAGGGAGTCGACCGCAGGGGTGGCCTGGCTCGCGTCGATGGGAGGGAAGGGGAATCCCGCTGCCCCGCCGGCATTGGTGATCTCGATCCAGCATTCGATGAGTGCTTGCCTCAGCTCC from Streptomyces sp. NBC_00190 harbors:
- a CDS encoding GNAT family N-acetyltransferase yields the protein MNSGPLDLRQVTAPGHVTPELRQALIECWIEITNAGGAAGFPFPPIDASQATPAVDSLVSGLAPETSRLVVASIDGHLVGWLNVRRDPFELIAHWGTLHHVQTRTGLRGRGIGAALMHHVREIARDEMGLEQLRLAARGGVGLEDFYRRLGWKEIGRWPGALRLAPGDDRDEVLMILAPL